From the Opitutus sp. ER46 genome, one window contains:
- a CDS encoding TonB-dependent receptor, whose amino-acid sequence MKTIQLLPSSLCVTLAVLACVIFTAHAHCQTPATGIVSGRVEQASARLSLERARITVVGTNQEVFTDAFGEYRLTAVPAGTATLQAFYTGHVAQTKTVQVTAGASTACDFTLARLDALPTAGETIVQIEQMIVASARDTNADSIAINEQRFAPNSKAVISTDALGIVGENNIGEFVKFLPGVDVVNDQMNAIGISLRGMPQAYSGISIDGETMNVAGSAGPNRATSLQTISLVNASRIEITKVPTPDMPASSLGGSLNLVSRTAFEASRPELRFKVFVNKNSHYGSFGKSPAGGRGDDQKKVYHSPLGFDFTYTLPLSKNFGFSINAVKFEQFNVAQRITRTFSTTTSASNPLKAGPANPYLLTGSYVTFPIAERRYNLGMRFDWRLSPIDKLSLVHSGSYFMQDIEAFTYTVTTGTNPVGWGADFTHGRTGSGRVTAANLARHYWVRNNVLRLNYSHLGATWDFGAGLGYGFSTKIFRAISHGQMETASTELANVTVDFDGYDRYLPGRITVRNAAGAVIDPYDFSNYTFFVNSPGAQTRDASATMKSARADATRKFFGETYKLSLKFGAAVKKEYADYRQSQLYLQYVGPDGRANSGDEGVARAPINLQNEAMIGFDAPRGMQLTPFASTRRAWEMYEQHPGVYAYPVANERSDIQLALTSPFEVTERIDAVYLMGDVSLLQNRLRVVGGVRYERTTDNGRGVLQDNNAKYQRDPAGNLVLDAQKRPILITTDTLEQTRLVYQRLAARMHKTYGAAYPSLNASYYVTPDTVARLGVARTLGRPDYTNLVGAANVTQLDFDPESGSTGSTLGTITAKNPGLKPWTADSLDLQLEHYTKGGGQVSVGFFRKQLTNFFANQKFLATADYLESISLSTDYIGYEVTAPLNLTDPVHVTGWEFNVNQPFSAFLPFDAARYFRGFANATLLRTKGPDMADLRGFSPKNINWGFTFNRRPITFVAKWYLVGQKRLAPTTATARGVEGWNYQLERFRMDASLEYQVSRHFSLYVSGRNIFNDRDQTESYGPGNPEYVRFATEGEYGVTYQFGIQGKF is encoded by the coding sequence ATGAAGACCATCCAGCTGTTGCCCTCATCCCTCTGCGTCACCCTCGCGGTGCTCGCCTGCGTCATATTCACCGCCCACGCCCACTGCCAGACTCCTGCTACCGGCATTGTTTCCGGGCGAGTCGAGCAGGCCTCCGCCCGGCTTTCGCTGGAACGGGCCCGCATCACCGTGGTGGGGACAAATCAGGAGGTTTTCACCGATGCCTTCGGTGAGTATCGGCTCACCGCGGTTCCGGCCGGAACTGCCACGCTGCAGGCGTTCTACACCGGGCACGTGGCGCAGACGAAGACCGTGCAGGTTACCGCCGGCGCGTCCACCGCGTGTGACTTCACGCTGGCGCGGCTGGATGCGCTGCCGACCGCGGGGGAGACGATCGTGCAGATCGAGCAGATGATCGTCGCCTCCGCCCGCGACACCAACGCCGACTCCATTGCCATCAACGAGCAGCGGTTCGCCCCGAACTCGAAGGCGGTGATCTCCACTGATGCCCTCGGGATCGTGGGAGAAAACAACATCGGCGAGTTCGTGAAGTTTCTGCCAGGCGTGGACGTGGTGAATGACCAGATGAACGCCATTGGCATCAGCCTGCGCGGCATGCCACAGGCCTACAGCGGCATATCGATTGATGGCGAAACGATGAACGTCGCCGGCAGCGCCGGGCCCAACCGGGCGACGTCGCTGCAGACGATCTCCCTCGTGAATGCGAGCCGCATCGAGATCACCAAGGTGCCCACCCCGGACATGCCGGCGTCCAGTCTGGGCGGCTCCTTGAATCTCGTGAGTCGGACCGCCTTTGAAGCCAGTCGGCCGGAACTGCGCTTCAAGGTCTTCGTGAACAAGAATTCTCACTACGGATCCTTTGGGAAGTCGCCGGCCGGCGGACGGGGCGACGATCAAAAAAAGGTCTACCATTCGCCGCTGGGTTTCGATTTTACCTACACTCTCCCGCTTTCGAAGAACTTCGGTTTCTCGATCAACGCGGTGAAGTTCGAGCAGTTTAACGTCGCGCAGCGGATCACGCGCACGTTCAGCACCACGACGTCCGCCAGCAACCCGCTCAAGGCGGGCCCCGCCAATCCATACCTGCTCACCGGCAGCTATGTCACGTTCCCGATCGCGGAACGGCGTTACAACCTCGGCATGCGGTTCGACTGGCGTCTCTCGCCCATCGACAAGCTCTCGCTCGTGCATTCAGGCAGCTACTTCATGCAGGACATCGAGGCTTTCACCTACACCGTGACGACCGGCACGAATCCGGTGGGGTGGGGCGCCGATTTCACGCATGGCCGCACCGGCTCGGGCCGGGTGACGGCCGCCAACCTCGCGCGCCACTACTGGGTGCGCAACAATGTGCTCCGCCTGAACTACAGCCATCTCGGTGCGACCTGGGACTTCGGTGCCGGCCTCGGCTACGGATTTTCCACCAAGATCTTCCGCGCGATATCGCATGGGCAGATGGAGACGGCCTCGACCGAGCTTGCGAACGTGACCGTCGATTTCGACGGCTACGACAGGTATCTCCCGGGCCGAATCACCGTGCGGAATGCCGCCGGCGCGGTGATCGATCCGTACGATTTCAGCAACTACACGTTCTTCGTGAACAGCCCCGGTGCCCAGACCCGCGATGCCAGCGCCACGATGAAGAGCGCGCGGGCCGACGCCACACGGAAGTTCTTTGGCGAGACCTACAAACTTTCGCTCAAGTTCGGCGCGGCGGTGAAAAAAGAGTACGCGGACTACCGGCAGAGTCAGCTTTACCTGCAGTACGTGGGGCCCGACGGGCGGGCCAACTCCGGCGACGAGGGCGTCGCGCGCGCTCCGATCAACCTGCAGAACGAAGCCATGATCGGCTTCGATGCGCCACGCGGGATGCAACTGACCCCATTCGCCAGCACGCGGCGCGCTTGGGAGATGTACGAGCAGCATCCGGGCGTCTATGCGTACCCGGTCGCAAACGAGCGGTCCGATATTCAGCTCGCGCTGACCAGCCCGTTCGAGGTCACCGAGCGGATCGACGCCGTCTACCTCATGGGGGACGTCTCGCTGCTCCAGAACCGGCTGCGCGTGGTGGGCGGTGTGCGCTATGAGCGCACCACGGACAACGGGCGCGGCGTGTTGCAGGACAACAACGCCAAGTACCAGCGAGACCCGGCGGGGAACCTGGTGTTGGACGCACAAAAGCGGCCCATCCTGATCACGACCGACACCCTCGAGCAGACCCGGCTCGTGTACCAGCGCCTGGCGGCACGTATGCACAAGACCTACGGCGCCGCGTATCCAAGTCTCAATGCCTCCTACTACGTTACTCCTGATACCGTGGCTCGCCTGGGCGTCGCTCGTACCCTCGGCCGGCCCGACTATACCAACCTGGTGGGCGCCGCGAACGTAACGCAGCTGGACTTCGATCCCGAGAGTGGATCCACCGGTTCGACGCTCGGCACCATCACGGCGAAAAATCCCGGCCTGAAGCCGTGGACGGCGGACAGCCTGGACCTGCAATTGGAACATTACACGAAGGGGGGCGGCCAGGTGTCGGTCGGCTTCTTCCGAAAACAGCTCACAAATTTCTTCGCGAACCAGAAGTTCCTGGCGACGGCAGACTATCTGGAGTCGATCAGCCTGAGCACCGATTACATCGGCTACGAAGTGACGGCGCCCCTGAATCTCACAGATCCGGTGCATGTCACGGGCTGGGAGTTCAATGTGAACCAGCCGTTCTCCGCGTTCCTGCCATTCGACGCGGCACGCTATTTTCGTGGTTTTGCGAATGCGACCCTGTTGCGCACCAAGGGGCCGGATATGGCGGACCTGCGGGGCTTCTCGCCGAAGAACATCAACTGGGGGTTCACCTTCAACCGCCGGCCCATCACATTCGTGGCAAAATGGTATCTGGTGGGCCAGAAGCGCCTCGCCCCCACCACGGCGACCGCCCGCGGCGTCGAAGGCTGGAACTATCAACTGGAGCGGTTCCGGATGGACGCATCGCTCGAGTATCAGGTTTCCCGCCACTTCTCCCTCTACGTCAGCGGTCGAAACATCTTCAACGACCGTGATCAGACCGAGTCCTATGGTCCGGGTAACCCGGAATACGTGCGGTTTGCCACCGAGGGTGAATACGGCGTGACGTACCAGTTTGGCATCCAAGGGAAGTTCTGA
- a CDS encoding Gfo/Idh/MocA family oxidoreductase — translation MQPPQPHEHPVLAPRVGVIGTGGRATIVLRILRELAPEITITALCDPFPDALDAFRQAVAPVAVTCGTVDELCAREDVDWVFVSSWNCQHAEHTCAAFKAGKHVFCEKPLALSIDEALAMYDTWQASGRQFVYGLVLRHSPLYQKAHTLLAEGHIGKLLSFEFNETLVFNHGGYIHGNWRRHRRFAGTHLMEKCCHDLDLALWLTNDLPARVASFGGCSFFRPEFAGEIDRIGPSPTGQTAFRTIPDAQGINPFNSDKTIVDHQVAILEFTRGVRATFHTQCVSALPERRFYLQGSEGTMRLDAYSGRIELRRLGWNEPVRDFSPAPGDSHAGGDRPMTLELVQIMRGERRPSVGFTEGIRAVAAALAVDAALDTGAVVDVAPYWSAVARALPAVPPA, via the coding sequence ATGCAGCCCCCTCAACCTCACGAGCATCCGGTCTTGGCCCCACGCGTGGGCGTGATCGGGACCGGCGGCCGGGCCACCATCGTCTTGCGGATTCTGCGGGAGTTGGCGCCGGAGATCACGATCACCGCGCTGTGCGATCCGTTCCCGGACGCGTTGGACGCATTTCGCCAGGCCGTCGCGCCGGTTGCGGTGACCTGCGGCACCGTGGACGAGCTGTGTGCTCGCGAGGACGTCGACTGGGTGTTCGTGAGTTCCTGGAACTGCCAGCATGCCGAGCATACATGCGCCGCGTTCAAGGCCGGCAAACATGTCTTTTGTGAGAAGCCACTCGCGCTCTCGATCGACGAAGCGCTCGCGATGTACGACACATGGCAGGCCAGTGGCCGCCAGTTCGTGTACGGCCTGGTCCTCCGCCACTCGCCCCTATACCAGAAGGCGCACACCCTGCTCGCCGAGGGTCACATCGGGAAACTGTTGTCGTTCGAGTTCAATGAGACGCTAGTCTTCAACCACGGCGGGTACATCCACGGAAACTGGCGTCGGCATCGGCGGTTCGCCGGGACGCACCTCATGGAGAAGTGCTGTCACGACCTCGATCTCGCGCTGTGGCTGACCAACGATCTCCCCGCCCGCGTGGCGAGCTTCGGCGGCTGCTCCTTCTTCCGCCCCGAGTTTGCCGGCGAGATCGACCGGATCGGCCCATCCCCGACGGGCCAGACCGCGTTCCGAACCATTCCCGACGCGCAGGGTATCAATCCCTTCAACTCCGACAAAACGATCGTCGACCACCAGGTCGCCATCCTCGAGTTCACACGCGGCGTGCGGGCGACCTTCCATACCCAGTGCGTCTCGGCGCTGCCGGAGCGCCGTTTCTACCTCCAGGGTTCAGAGGGCACGATGCGGCTCGATGCGTACAGCGGGCGGATCGAGTTGCGCCGCCTGGGCTGGAACGAGCCCGTGCGAGATTTTTCCCCGGCCCCCGGTGACTCTCATGCCGGCGGTGACCGGCCGATGACTTTGGAACTGGTCCAAATTATGCGGGGTGAACGCCGCCCGAGCGTCGGTTTCACCGAGGGGATCCGCGCCGTGGCGGCCGCACTCGCCGTCGACGCGGCGCTCGACACCGGCGCAGTAGTGGACGTCGCCCCGTACTGGTCTGCCGTCGCCCGCGCATTACCCGCAGTTCCACCCGCCTAG
- a CDS encoding sigma-70 family RNA polymerase sigma factor → MNSAATDHELLQAYLRVHSQGAFAELVRRHVDLVYSAARRQVGAEHAAREVAQLVFLDLARHAARIRPGQPLAPWLHVVTRRRAIDHIRQEARRVVREQRAAGILAMNEPGTDWSHVAPLLDAAIASLGEKDRTAVVLRYFQNRGLREVGNAMGLSDDAAQKRVGRALEKLRGYFLARGVTITAAGIAAEMSARAVQTAPVGLAAAIGAATPPVVGASISGWLAGALGRKLAVGALSAAIIGGTVVELHRHGQHAAQIDALRREECALGQHLQELGRQAKSAEQRTADIEARLEQRRREDPANELDTEVAAWFARVTQLKRLAAESPQWSVPEFRLLTERDWFELARDAKFDTDQERRTLLGTVRNTARQIAGRRLQGALVAYLDEHDGLLPAAISSLSSYLQPTLDPDILARYVMGAQGNVHQFDPDERLILEHTVVDEAYGTQLGIGRLGFEMLEATDVPKADFRRAVEAFAAAHADRLPQSPADLLPFFTQPLSPRAQEAFLKKPASDFAAETLGKLLTNH, encoded by the coding sequence ATGAATTCCGCCGCCACCGACCATGAGCTGCTCCAAGCCTACCTGCGTGTGCATTCCCAGGGCGCGTTTGCCGAACTGGTGCGGCGCCATGTCGACCTCGTGTACTCAGCCGCCCGGCGTCAGGTGGGAGCGGAACACGCGGCGCGGGAGGTTGCCCAACTGGTGTTCCTGGACCTGGCGCGCCACGCCGCACGCATTCGCCCCGGCCAGCCGCTCGCGCCGTGGCTGCACGTCGTTACCCGCCGGCGCGCAATCGACCATATCCGGCAGGAGGCGCGCCGGGTCGTCCGCGAACAGCGGGCGGCCGGTATTCTTGCCATGAACGAGCCGGGGACCGACTGGTCGCACGTGGCACCCCTGCTCGACGCGGCCATCGCGAGCCTCGGGGAAAAGGACCGCACCGCGGTCGTGTTGCGCTATTTTCAGAATCGCGGCCTGCGCGAGGTCGGGAACGCCATGGGACTCTCCGACGATGCCGCGCAGAAGCGGGTCGGCCGGGCCCTCGAAAAGCTCCGCGGCTACTTCCTGGCGCGCGGCGTCACCATCACCGCGGCGGGCATCGCGGCCGAAATGTCCGCCCGGGCCGTGCAGACCGCTCCCGTGGGCCTGGCCGCGGCGATCGGCGCCGCCACTCCGCCCGTTGTCGGGGCTTCGATCTCGGGCTGGCTGGCGGGCGCCCTGGGCCGGAAGCTCGCGGTGGGGGCGCTCAGCGCCGCCATCATCGGCGGAACGGTCGTCGAACTTCACCGTCACGGCCAACACGCCGCCCAGATCGACGCCCTGAGGCGGGAGGAGTGCGCCCTCGGACAACACCTCCAGGAACTCGGCCGCCAGGCCAAGAGCGCGGAGCAGCGAACCGCCGATATCGAGGCCCGGCTGGAACAGCGGCGTCGGGAGGATCCGGCGAACGAACTGGATACCGAGGTCGCTGCCTGGTTTGCGCGGGTCACCCAGCTCAAGCGACTCGCGGCGGAGTCGCCGCAATGGTCGGTCCCGGAATTTCGGCTCCTCACGGAGCGCGACTGGTTCGAACTGGCCCGCGATGCGAAATTCGACACCGACCAGGAACGGCGGACTCTGCTGGGCACGGTGAGAAACACCGCCCGCCAGATTGCCGGGAGGCGATTGCAGGGCGCCCTCGTAGCCTATCTCGATGAGCACGACGGCCTGCTGCCCGCGGCGATTTCCTCCCTTTCGTCCTACCTGCAGCCCACCCTCGACCCGGACATTCTGGCGCGGTACGTGATGGGGGCGCAGGGCAACGTGCACCAATTCGACCCGGACGAGCGGCTGATCCTCGAGCATACCGTCGTCGATGAAGCGTATGGCACCCAGCTCGGGATTGGCCGCCTCGGATTTGAGATGCTGGAGGCGACGGACGTGCCGAAGGCGGATTTCCGTCGGGCCGTGGAAGCGTTCGCCGCGGCACATGCCGACCGGCTGCCCCAGTCGCCGGCGGATTTGCTGCCATTCTTCACCCAACCGCTCTCGCCGCGCGCCCAGGAGGCGTTCTTGAAGAAGCCCGCCAGCGACTTCGCTGCTGAGACTCTCGGCAAGCTGCTCACCAACCACTGA